A DNA window from Clavibacter sepedonicus contains the following coding sequences:
- a CDS encoding DUF3618 domain-containing protein has product MSDNPEQIRAEIERTRNELSIDVDAVADKVTPAKVAQRQTDKVRGALSNVKDSVLGSAGDARSSVGDAVSGTAGGAKAKAQGNPLGLGLVAFGAGLLIASLIPASDKEKELASTVKDKAQPLVEKATDAAKDVASELKEPAQQAAAAVKDTATDSAGTVRSEAQSTAQDVQASAQDAKQAVQDDARS; this is encoded by the coding sequence ATGAGCGACAACCCCGAGCAGATCCGTGCGGAGATCGAGCGCACGCGGAACGAGCTGAGCATCGACGTGGACGCGGTGGCCGACAAGGTCACGCCCGCGAAGGTCGCCCAGCGCCAGACGGACAAGGTGCGCGGCGCCCTGTCGAACGTGAAGGACAGCGTCCTCGGCTCCGCGGGCGACGCCCGTTCGAGCGTGGGCGACGCCGTCTCCGGCACCGCGGGCGGCGCGAAGGCCAAGGCGCAGGGCAACCCCCTGGGCCTCGGTCTCGTGGCGTTCGGCGCCGGGCTCCTCATCGCCTCGCTGATCCCGGCGAGCGACAAGGAGAAGGAGCTCGCCTCGACCGTCAAGGACAAGGCGCAGCCCCTCGTCGAGAAGGCGACCGACGCGGCCAAGGACGTCGCGTCCGAGCTCAAGGAGCCCGCGCAGCAGGCCGCCGCGGCCGTCAAGGACACCGCGACGGACTCGGCCGGCACCGTGCGATCCGAGGCCCAGTCGACCGCGCAGGACGTCCAGGCGTCGGCGCAGGACGCGAAGCAGGCCGTGCAGGACGACGCGCGCAGCTGA
- a CDS encoding FAD-dependent oxidoreductase has product MTSEPAETQVVVIGAGQAGLSVAYHLRRLGLRMGTDAVVLDRGPTTGGAWQHRWAALRLGSAHRVADLPGMSELGISFATADRRLPARDVVRDHYARYERHFDLRVARPVEVRAVLDADVPPPAVSRRRAAHPTDSARPLLVRATDGDRIARLVVNATGTWGAPFIPSYPGLATFRGRQLHTSGYRAAADLRGLRVLVVGGGTSAIGFLLELEGVAARTTWSTRRPVDFLEAGELDVEAAVRAVDLQDQAARAGEALPSIVSGTGVPRTRRIVAGIRRGVLDSRGPIARFEEDAVVWADGGRDQVDAVIWATGFRPEIRHLAPLGLREKEGGVRVESGVSARDPRVFLAGYGPQASTIGANRAGRRVARQVVAALG; this is encoded by the coding sequence ATGACCTCCGAGCCGGCAGAGACCCAGGTCGTGGTCATCGGTGCCGGGCAGGCCGGCCTCTCCGTCGCGTACCACCTGCGGCGGCTCGGCCTCCGCATGGGCACCGACGCCGTCGTCCTCGACCGCGGGCCCACCACGGGCGGCGCCTGGCAGCACCGCTGGGCCGCGCTCCGCCTGGGATCCGCGCACCGCGTGGCCGACCTCCCCGGCATGTCCGAGCTCGGCATCTCGTTCGCGACGGCGGATCGGCGGCTCCCGGCGCGCGACGTCGTCCGCGACCACTACGCCCGCTACGAGCGGCACTTCGACCTGCGGGTCGCCCGCCCGGTGGAGGTGCGGGCGGTCCTCGACGCGGATGTCCCGCCCCCCGCCGTGTCGCGTCGCCGCGCCGCCCACCCCACCGACTCGGCCCGCCCGCTCCTCGTGCGCGCCACGGACGGCGACCGCATCGCCCGGCTCGTCGTCAACGCCACCGGCACCTGGGGCGCGCCGTTCATCCCCTCGTACCCCGGTCTCGCGACCTTCCGCGGGCGGCAGCTGCACACGTCCGGCTACCGGGCGGCGGCCGACCTCCGGGGGCTGCGCGTGCTCGTCGTGGGCGGGGGCACCTCGGCCATCGGCTTCCTCCTCGAGCTGGAGGGCGTGGCCGCGCGCACCACGTGGTCCACACGGCGCCCGGTCGACTTCCTCGAGGCCGGCGAGCTCGACGTCGAGGCCGCGGTGCGCGCCGTCGACCTCCAGGACCAGGCCGCGCGCGCGGGGGAGGCGCTGCCGAGCATCGTCAGCGGGACGGGGGTGCCGCGCACGCGGCGCATCGTCGCGGGGATCCGTCGCGGCGTGCTCGACAGCCGGGGCCCCATCGCGCGCTTCGAGGAGGACGCCGTCGTCTGGGCGGACGGCGGGCGGGACCAGGTCGACGCGGTGATCTGGGCCACCGGCTTCCGCCCCGAGATCCGCCATCTGGCGCCGCTGGGCCTCCGGGAGAAGGAGGGCGGCGTGCGCGTCGAGTCGGGGGTGTCGGCACGGGATCCGCGGGTGTTCCTCGCCGGCTACGGACCGCAGGCGTCGACCATTGGCGCGAACCGTGCGGGTCGACGCGTCGCGCGGCAGGTGGTCGCGGCGCTCGGCTGA
- the yczE gene encoding membrane protein YczE gives MLRRSVQFALGIFLYGFAIGMMLQATIGVSPWDVLSQGLGLRTGIPFGVATNIIGALVLLLWIPIRQRPGWGTVLNVVFVGYSAQVALAVVPAVDSLWIRIPLFAAGLVLLGVATGLYIGAHFGPGPRDGLMTGIHRRTGWPVWRVRVGIELLVLAIGWAIGGDVGIGTLAFALLIGPVVQRTLPLFDLPVPVRAPRRRTRLATPEDPAGSLPTGPVATVG, from the coding sequence ATGCTCCGTCGCTCAGTCCAGTTCGCCCTCGGCATCTTCCTCTACGGCTTCGCCATCGGCATGATGCTCCAGGCCACCATCGGTGTCTCCCCCTGGGACGTCCTCAGCCAGGGCCTCGGGCTGCGGACCGGCATCCCCTTCGGCGTCGCCACCAACATCATCGGCGCGCTCGTGCTGCTGCTCTGGATCCCCATCCGGCAGCGCCCCGGCTGGGGCACCGTCCTCAACGTCGTCTTCGTCGGCTACAGCGCGCAGGTGGCCCTCGCCGTGGTGCCGGCCGTCGACAGCCTCTGGATCCGCATCCCCCTCTTCGCCGCGGGCCTCGTCCTCCTCGGCGTCGCGACGGGCCTCTACATCGGCGCGCACTTCGGCCCCGGCCCGCGTGACGGCCTCATGACCGGCATCCACCGCCGCACGGGCTGGCCGGTGTGGCGCGTGCGCGTCGGCATCGAGCTGCTCGTGCTCGCGATCGGCTGGGCGATCGGCGGGGACGTCGGCATCGGCACGCTCGCGTTCGCGCTGCTGATAGGCCCCGTCGTCCAGCGCACGCTCCCCCTCTTCGACCTGCCCGTCCCCGTCCGCGCGCCCCGCCGCCGCACGCGCCTCGCGACCCCCGAGGACCCCGCCGGCAGCCTCCCCACGGGCCCGGTCGCGACCGTCGGGTAG
- a CDS encoding phage holin family protein has product MTDGRTPSEEKAATTSLGDLLGNVTKDVSTLMRQEIALAKAEISDSAKKAGKGAGLLGGAGYAGIMAVFFLSVALMYALGYWFDNLAWAAVVVAVIWAVIGLVMYLQGRKQLKTVQGAPRTAESVKKIPEAMKRNEADR; this is encoded by the coding sequence ATGACCGACGGACGCACCCCGTCCGAGGAGAAGGCCGCGACCACCAGCCTCGGCGACCTCCTCGGGAACGTCACGAAGGACGTCTCCACGCTCATGCGCCAGGAGATTGCCCTCGCGAAGGCGGAGATCAGCGACTCGGCGAAGAAGGCCGGGAAGGGCGCCGGCCTCCTAGGTGGCGCCGGGTACGCGGGCATCATGGCCGTGTTCTTCCTCTCCGTCGCCCTCATGTACGCCCTCGGCTACTGGTTCGACAACCTGGCCTGGGCCGCGGTCGTCGTGGCCGTGATCTGGGCCGTCATCGGCCTGGTCATGTACCTGCAGGGCCGCAAGCAGCTGAAGACCGTGCAGGGCGCGCCCCGCACTGCCGAGAGCGTCAAGAAGATCCCCGAAGCGATGAAGAGGAACGAGGCAGACCGATGA
- a CDS encoding DUF3073 domain-containing protein: MGRGRQKAKHTKIARELKSFSPNVDYTQLERELTTHGAVDEQYAAEAAKWDEYADEPDAYVPGDEQKRA; this comes from the coding sequence ATGGGGCGCGGCCGTCAAAAAGCTAAGCACACCAAGATCGCGCGAGAGCTGAAGTCGTTCAGTCCCAATGTGGACTACACGCAGCTGGAGCGCGAGCTGACCACCCACGGGGCGGTCGACGAGCAGTACGCGGCCGAGGCCGCCAAGTGGGACGAGTACGCCGACGAGCCGGACGCCTACGTCCCGGGCGACGAGCAGAAGCGCGCCTGA
- a CDS encoding APC family permease, with protein MTPDPQAPESSPAKRLLIGEKLASDKLEGQLLPKHLALPIFASDPLSSVAYAPQELLLILTLGGLAFLSFAPWVAACVVILLVVVVLSYRQLIKAYPSGGGDYEVAHKNLGEKAGLVVASALLVDYILTVAVSVASGVDNIISAIPEIAPFRVEIAVFFVALLAAVNLRGVRESSKAFAVPTYLFIASVGLMIVVGLTRTALGDPPVAESAAYTVDTPTLSQVAFILLLLRAFSSGCSALTGVEAISNGVPAFRTPKVKNAQATLVIMGGTAIVLFVGLTTLALIAQVHYGEKPCDLIGWAGCATEPQKSLMAQVAGATFGNGSVMFYLLQATTAAVLLLAANTAFNGFPLLGSVLAKDAYAPKSLLTRGDRLVYSNGMLLLALGATLILVVYQANLTQLIQLYIIGVFVSFTLGQTGMVVHWTRMLREGCANRGEVIRGLAINAFGALLTALVLIVVTITKFTHGAWLVFAIMPVLFLLMLGVNRYYRDVEKEIEVDPVTVFGSTGDHAVVLVGRMQKPVLKALDYAIAANHDSIEAVHVSVDDEATKLLERQWVEMEIEMPLRIVASPYRDISFPLIKYLKSRRVEHGSEIITVYTPVYIVGHWWETLLHNHKARRIRQKLLLVHGVTLALVPWLLDSSELIYGRRSRPVPGQDRRGEPVRPAVRRSGPPPTTPVKHTSGRRTP; from the coding sequence GTGACTCCGGACCCCCAGGCTCCCGAGAGCAGCCCCGCCAAACGGCTGCTCATCGGCGAGAAGCTCGCCAGCGACAAGCTCGAGGGCCAGCTCCTCCCCAAGCACCTCGCGCTCCCCATCTTCGCGAGCGACCCGCTCAGCTCGGTCGCCTACGCCCCGCAGGAGCTGCTCCTCATCCTCACGCTGGGCGGCCTCGCGTTCCTCAGCTTCGCGCCGTGGGTCGCGGCCTGCGTCGTGATCCTGCTGGTCGTCGTGGTGCTCAGCTACCGCCAGCTCATCAAGGCCTACCCGTCCGGCGGCGGCGACTACGAGGTCGCCCACAAGAACCTCGGCGAAAAGGCCGGCCTCGTCGTCGCGTCCGCGCTCCTCGTTGACTACATCCTCACGGTGGCGGTGTCGGTGGCCTCCGGCGTCGACAACATCATCAGCGCGATCCCCGAGATCGCCCCCTTCCGCGTCGAGATCGCGGTCTTCTTCGTCGCGCTCCTCGCGGCCGTCAACCTCCGCGGCGTGCGCGAGTCGAGCAAGGCCTTCGCTGTCCCCACGTACCTCTTCATCGCCAGCGTCGGCCTGATGATCGTGGTCGGCCTCACCCGGACGGCCCTCGGCGACCCGCCCGTCGCCGAGTCGGCCGCGTACACGGTGGACACCCCGACCCTGTCGCAGGTCGCCTTCATCCTCCTGCTGCTCCGCGCGTTCTCCAGCGGCTGCTCCGCCCTCACGGGCGTCGAGGCCATCTCCAACGGCGTGCCCGCGTTCCGCACGCCGAAGGTCAAGAACGCGCAGGCCACCCTCGTGATCATGGGCGGCACCGCCATCGTGCTGTTCGTCGGCCTCACCACCCTCGCGCTCATCGCGCAGGTGCACTACGGCGAGAAGCCGTGCGACCTCATCGGCTGGGCCGGCTGCGCCACCGAGCCGCAGAAGAGCCTGATGGCGCAGGTCGCCGGGGCCACGTTCGGCAACGGCAGCGTAATGTTCTACCTGCTGCAGGCGACCACCGCCGCCGTGCTCCTGCTCGCGGCCAACACGGCGTTCAACGGCTTCCCGCTGCTCGGCTCCGTGCTCGCGAAGGACGCGTACGCGCCCAAGTCGCTGCTCACGCGCGGCGACCGCCTCGTCTACAGCAACGGCATGCTGCTCCTGGCGCTCGGCGCGACGCTGATCCTCGTCGTCTACCAGGCCAACCTCACGCAGCTCATCCAGCTGTACATCATCGGCGTCTTCGTGTCGTTCACCCTCGGGCAGACGGGCATGGTCGTGCACTGGACCCGCATGCTCCGCGAGGGCTGCGCGAACCGCGGCGAGGTGATCCGCGGCCTCGCCATCAACGCGTTCGGCGCGCTGCTCACGGCGCTCGTGCTCATCGTGGTCACCATCACCAAGTTCACCCACGGCGCGTGGCTCGTGTTCGCGATCATGCCGGTGCTGTTCCTCCTCATGCTCGGCGTCAACCGCTACTACCGCGACGTCGAGAAGGAGATCGAGGTCGACCCCGTCACCGTCTTCGGGTCCACCGGCGACCACGCGGTCGTGCTCGTCGGCCGGATGCAGAAGCCGGTGCTCAAGGCCCTCGACTACGCCATCGCGGCGAACCACGACAGCATCGAGGCGGTGCACGTCTCCGTCGACGACGAGGCGACCAAGCTCCTCGAGCGGCAGTGGGTCGAGATGGAGATCGAGATGCCGTTGCGCATCGTCGCCTCCCCCTACCGCGACATCAGCTTCCCGCTCATCAAGTACCTGAAGTCCCGGCGCGTGGAGCACGGCAGCGAGATCATCACGGTCTACACGCCCGTCTACATCGTCGGCCACTGGTGGGAGACGCTGCTGCACAACCACAAGGCCAGGCGGATCCGTCAGAAGCTGCTCCTGGTGCACGGCGTCACGCTGGCGCTCGTGCCGTGGCTGCTCGACTCCTCGGAGCTCATCTACGGACGCCGGTCGCGTCCGGTCCCCGGACAGGACCGCCGCGGCGAGCCCGTGCGCCCCGCCGTGCGCCGATCCGGCCCGCCGCCGACGACGCCCGTGAAGCACACGAGCGGGCGCCGGACGCCGTAG